TTGACCTTGTCGCTCGTGGGTGTCCTGTCTGGTTTCGCTGTTGGTGCGCATGCAGCGGAAGCGGACCATAGCGGAGAACCTGGACGAGTGCTTCATCAGCCTTCAGAATCCGGTCATCCGATTCCCGGTCTTTTGTTCCGAGTGTTCGTCGACCGTGGAGCAGAAGGGGCTGCTGGCGGAGTTCTTGGTGAGGCTGAGGCAAACGAGGCTCTTCAGACAGTGCGCAATACCTTTTCCTACTTGAATCGACAGCGGCAGCACCATCCGCGGTTCGACGAGGCGGTGAGCAAAGACATGCTGGAACGGGTCATCGTGCAACCAGTCGTGCGCAATCATGAAGGAAAGATCTTTCTTTTCCTTGTTGTGCGGACGGTGGACGCTGGGAGGGTTCGGCTCCTGATCAGTGCCTCGGTGATGAAAGAGAACGGGTATCTTGGACAGGTTGACCGGTTTGCACCGATTCTGGCGCGAGAGTTTCAATGGGTAGTCAGCAAGGCAGAGACGGGCTACAAATCCAAGTTGGTCTCGGTACAACGAGATCTCCAACATGCCGAAATCACAGCCGACAAGGACATTCGATCTCTCTCCGGCAAGGAGCGGGTCAGGTTGCTTCAACAACTGTTCAGGACCTACCTTCGGACGGTCGACGATTTTCGAAGTTTGGAGGGGCAGTCCTACTACGAGGTCGGCAGTACCAATGTAGTTGCCCCGAGCCAGCCGGATTCCACCACAAAGTTGTACGATATGCGGGTTCGAGAAGCGTTGCAGAAAATCGTCAGAGAACCGATCTTTCTGGAACGCACCCCACGTGCCGTGACAAGTCTCCTGAATGGAGCCATCTGGAATGTCACGTTTGTGAATATCGAGCAGCGCGACTGGGCGACCAGAACCAGAGTATTACCGGAAGAGAAGGCGGTGACGGTCGGACAGCCTGGAACGTTGATCCAGCCATCGGCGATTCTGATCAATCTCCATCGTATCTCGAGTTCGGATGATCCTTTTTACGCTGAGACAAGGCAACTGCCGATGGGTGCGTTATCTCCCGACCAGCTGGCACTGGTCATTGCGAAAGAAATCCAGCACAACATTGTCGAGAAGTCACAGACCGGTCACGTCGCACAAGATGCCCTCTCGGCCTCGCAATAGATTGGTGCGTTCTCTGCTACGTCCTCTTAAATGGAAATCCAGTGCACTGAGCCTGTCATGCTGCCACGGCCTAACCACATGACTCGAAGAATTTCGTAATATCGTCAGTGACAGGCACGCGTCGTGGATTGAGCCACGACAGTGCTCCGATAAGGTCTGTGTGATCGACACGGGAGTAAATGCGTGACCGTACGCAACCTCCCCGTTGCTTGATGCGTTGCTCCAGCTTCTCGATATTGGTGTATTTCACCACAGTATCCCTGTCACCGTAGAGCAGCAGCATGGACGGCTGTGTGCCGTCGATGAACGTCGTGACCTGCATGTTCGGATAATTCTGTGGCGGGCCGAACATGTCCTCCAGATCCGCCTCGTCTGGAGTAAAGGCATAGGGGCCGGCGAGTCCGGCGAAGTCATGAATGACGATCGACCGGTCTTTCCCCTCTTCAGCCAGATAGTGAGGATCGGCGGTCACCAATGCGCCGATATGCGCTCCGGCTGAATGGCCCACCACATGGATGCGCGCGGGATTACCGTGTGACTCGGCAATGTGATCATGGACCCAGGTGAGCGCTTTGGCGGCGTCTTTCACGAACTCCGGGAACCGCACTCGGGGATACTTTCTGTAGTCGGGAATAACAACCAGAAAACCTCGGTCCGCGAAGGTTGATCCAATAAACCGATAGTCTTCCCTGGCGCCATGTGTCCAACGCCCACCGTAAAAAAAGACCACCACCTCAAACGGTTTCTTCGTATGATCAGCTGGAATGTATAGATCGAGTTTCTGTGCAGGATCGAACCCATACACCTGAGCCTTCACGACGACCGTTGTGTCGAAGTGCGTGGGAAGATTGGCGGCTACGAAGGCCGCTTGTGTGCAGGCAGACGAAGCCAGAAATAGGCCGGGGAGCAAGATCTGGAAACGCGAGGTTCTCGGGCTATTCATTGGAAATGTCGTCTTGCCGTGGGTCTCACCATCAGCAGCAAACCATCTATAGCATAGGGCCCATGGGAAACGTATTCCGGACCTCCTCTGTTATTACGTGTATGCGCCATGTCCTGACCGGCTTCTATTTAAGACTCGATGCGCTTGACAGGGGTAGAGTGGCTCAGTAAGATAGCGAAACCTTTAATGCTCATCCAGTGAGGTGGGCAAGGAGCCAACGATGGATGATAGTCCGGCTTTGACCGGTTTCAGCGTAACCTTCTCACTGCAGCTTGGTGAGGAGGTTTTTTTATGCCTAGAAGCTGAGCGGAATCGTGTATCGCGGTCGTTATTGATATGACTTCTCCAACGAACCAACCGCCCGAGCGGAAAGATGAAAAGGTGATCATGGATGCGGGAGATATCTCCCGTGCCATGGTGCGCATCGCGCACGAAATATTGGAGCGAAACAAGGGTGTGAAGGATCTGACGTTGGTCGGCATACGGACGGGAGGCGTGCATCTGGCGCATCGGCTCGTCAAACGGATCCAAAGTATCGAGGGTGTGCAAGTGCCGATCGGTGAACTGGATATCACACTCTATCGGGATGATCTGGCATTACGGAAAGATCAACCGATCCTGAGGAAAACCTCCGTCCCGTTCGATATGACGAATAAAGTGGTCGTGCTCGTAGACGATGTGTTGTTCACCGGCAGAACGATTCGAGCAGCTCTGGACGGCCTCATGGACCTGGGACGACCAGAAGAAATTCAACTCGCGGTGCTGGTCGATCGCGGACATCGTCAGCTGCCGATCAAGGCCAATTATATTGGCAAAAATCTACCGACCTCTCGGGACGAGCAGATTCGGGTGCTCTTGGAAGAGAGTGGGGAGGATGATCGGGTGGTCATCTTAAAGGGGTGAGGCGGAGGGTCGTATGAGCCTCAAGCGCAAAGATCTGTTGAGTCTTGCTTCTTTGTCTGCGGATGAAATCACGCTCATCCTGGAAACAGCCGATTCGTTCAAGGAGGTGACAGGGCGAGAAATTAAGAAGGTTCCGGCGCTGCGAGGCAAGACGGTCGTGAATCTGTTCTTTGAGCCGAGCACGAGAACCCGCACCTCCTTTGAGTTGGCGGCCAAGCGACTGAGTGCAGACGTGATCAACTTTGCACCCTCCTCCAGCAGCGTCGTGAAGGGGGAGACGCTGCTTGATACGGCTCGGAACATCGAAGCCATGCAAGCCGATATCATTGTGTTGCGGCACTCATCCGCCGGTGCGGCTGAAACACTCGCTCAGGGGGTCAAGTCATCTGTCATCAATGCCGGCGATGGATGGCACGAGCATCCGACCCAGGCCCTGCTCGACCTGTATACCATTCGGCAACGAGGGATGAATTTCCAGGGACTGCGCGTGGCGATCATCGGCGATGTGTCGCATAGCCGCGTCGCTCGTTCGAATATTTACGCGCTCATCAAGCTTGGTGCTGAGGTGCGCTTGGTCGGGCCACCGACGATGATGCCGTGCGGTGTGGAGAAGCTCGGACCAAAGGTGTATCACCACATGGACGAAGGCCTGCGCGATGTGAACGTCATCATGATGCTTCGGCTGCAACTGGAACGTCAAGGACGTGCGCTGTTCCCGACCATTCGTGAATATTCACGGCTGTATGGATTGACGGCGGAGCGGGTGCGGCTTGCGGATGCCGGTGTGATCGTGATGCATCCAGGGCCGATCAATCGAGGAGTCGAAATCGCGCCGGATGTGGCCGATAGCCTATCCTCAGTGATTCTCGACCAAGTTGCGAATGGGGTCGCCGTGCGGATGGGTGTGCTATATCTGATGTCCGGAGCCAACTCGTAGATCATGGACGTGTGTCAGAGAGGAGTGTTCGGTGTCAATTCTCATTAAAGATGGATATGTCATTGACCCAGGCCGATTCATCGGAACGGCTGATGTGCTGATCGAGGACGGGAAGATCTCGGCGGTAGGCCCAAATCTTTCCGCGCCTGGTGGGGGTC
The nucleotide sequence above comes from Nitrospira sp.. Encoded proteins:
- a CDS encoding alpha/beta hydrolase; translation: MNSPRTSRFQILLPGLFLASSACTQAAFVAANLPTHFDTTVVVKAQVYGFDPAQKLDLYIPADHTKKPFEVVVFFYGGRWTHGAREDYRFIGSTFADRGFLVVIPDYRKYPRVRFPEFVKDAAKALTWVHDHIAESHGNPARIHVVGHSAGAHIGALVTADPHYLAEEGKDRSIVIHDFAGLAGPYAFTPDEADLEDMFGPPQNYPNMQVTTFIDGTQPSMLLLYGDRDTVVKYTNIEKLEQRIKQRGGCVRSRIYSRVDHTDLIGALSWLNPRRVPVTDDITKFFESCG
- the pyrR gene encoding bifunctional pyr operon transcriptional regulator/uracil phosphoribosyltransferase PyrR, producing MTSPTNQPPERKDEKVIMDAGDISRAMVRIAHEILERNKGVKDLTLVGIRTGGVHLAHRLVKRIQSIEGVQVPIGELDITLYRDDLALRKDQPILRKTSVPFDMTNKVVVLVDDVLFTGRTIRAALDGLMDLGRPEEIQLAVLVDRGHRQLPIKANYIGKNLPTSRDEQIRVLLEESGEDDRVVILKG
- a CDS encoding aspartate carbamoyltransferase catalytic subunit, which codes for MSLKRKDLLSLASLSADEITLILETADSFKEVTGREIKKVPALRGKTVVNLFFEPSTRTRTSFELAAKRLSADVINFAPSSSSVVKGETLLDTARNIEAMQADIIVLRHSSAGAAETLAQGVKSSVINAGDGWHEHPTQALLDLYTIRQRGMNFQGLRVAIIGDVSHSRVARSNIYALIKLGAEVRLVGPPTMMPCGVEKLGPKVYHHMDEGLRDVNVIMMLRLQLERQGRALFPTIREYSRLYGLTAERVRLADAGVIVMHPGPINRGVEIAPDVADSLSSVILDQVANGVAVRMGVLYLMSGANS